GATAGCACGAATATCATCGCGACCGGCATCGTAATAGTCGATCTGATAGCCGCGCAGCGAGAGCAGGGAACCGAGAATACCCAGGTTTTCAAAATTGACGTGTCGAATGGCGACGGCTTTTTTCATTGTTTAACCTCGTGAGCGTGGGTGAACGGCGTCAGCGCCAGCGACTCGCCCAGCACCGTGATGCCCTGCGCGCCGCTCTGGTAGACGATGCGGCGTTCGCTGACCTGGCTGAGCTGCACCTGATAACCCTGCGCGGCCGGGAACAGCGCGCACGCCTGCTCCAGCTGATCGGCTGCCCAGGGGGTGAACATCTCCAGGCGGGCAAAGGCTTTTCCTGCATACTGAATGTCGAGCACGTAATGTTTATCCATGGAACCCCTTACTTTTGGCCGCGGAAGCTGCTAATCTTGTTTGAACTAGTACAAAAGGATTTATGTATGGGTTTATTGTATGCAAAAGGCGGCGGCGCTGTCCAGATTGCCGAGCAGATCGCCGCACGCATCAAAGACGGCGCGCTGCGGCCGGGCGAGCTGTTGCCGCCGGTACGCCAACTGGCGGCGGAGCTGGAGGTCAATCCGAATACCGTCGCCAGCGCTTATGCCCGATTGCGCGATGCCGGCCTGGTGGCGACGCGCGGGCGGGCGGGAACGGTGGTGCTGGAGCCGCCGCTGGCGGCGGTGAGTGCGGCCTATATGCCGCGTCAGGTGCCGGCGGGAATGTGCGATCTGGCCAGCGGCAATCTGGATGCCGCATTGTTGCCGGCATTGGCGCTTGGCGCGGCGGAGGTGTTCCCGCAGCAAAATGGTTATGACATCAGTGGCGATCTGCCGGTATTGACCGGTCTGGGACGCGAGTGGCTCAGCCGCCAGGGCGTCACGCTGGGGGAACCGGCGGTGTTCTCCGGCGCGCTGGACGCGATGGAAAAGGCGCTGCGCTGCCATGTGCAGCCGGGGGCGGCGGTGTGGGTGGAAGATCCCTGCTGGCCGCCGCTATTGACGCTGTTGCGCCATCTGCGTCTACGGCCGCTGCCGCTGGCGGTAGATGAACAGGGCTGTCGGTTGCCGGAAAGCGGGGCCGCCGGCGCGGTGATCCTGACGCCGCGCGCTCACAATCCGACCGGCGCTTCGCTCTCTGCGCAGCGCGCGCAACAGTGGCGGCGTTTTCTGCGCGACAACCCGCAGTGTCTGGCGATCGTCGACGACTTCTGGGGGCCGCTGTCGCAGCAGCCGCTGCATCTGCCGTTCGACGGCGATCGCGGCCTGTACGTGTTGTCGCTGAGCAAGTTTCTCAGCCCGGATCTGCGCATCGCGCTGGCCTGCGGCAACCCGACGTTGCTGCAGGCGATGCGCGCCGATCAGTACATCAGCGAACGCTGGGTCAGCCATATCTTGCAACAGATCGCCGCCAGGCTGTGGAGACAGGCCTTGCAGGAAGGGCAACTGCCGCGGGCGCAACAGGCATATCAGGCCAGAAGGGATGAACTGGTGCAGCGGCTCAATGCATTGAATCACACGGCGCTGGCGGTAGGTGAAGGGTTGCATCTGTGGTTGCCGGTGAGGTCGGAAAGCGCCGCCGCGCAGCTGATGGCGCAGCGGGGGTGGTTGGTGCAGGGCGGTGAACCTTTCCGCCTGAGGGGCGGCCCGGCGCTCCGCATTAGCCTGGCCAACGTGGTGCCGGCACAGCTGGCGCCGCTGGCGCAGGATCTGTCCGAAGCCATGCGGGCCGAGGCGGCGATCAACTAAGCCGGCGTCAGGTTTTCCTCCGCCAACCGCTGTAGCGAGGCTAACCGGGCGGTCGGTTCGGCGATCGGCGTGTCGATGATGAACTCGTCCACGCCGTACTGCAGCTGCAGCTGCGCCAGTTGCTGATGCACCTGCTGCGCGGTGCCGAGCAGAACATGACTTTCTCGCGGCTCGATGCGGTAGTCGGTGGCGCCGGCCTGTTGCACGAAACTCTCGGCCTGCGCCAGGCTGCCGACGGTCACGCTCTGCTCACCGGCGACGTGCACGCGGTATTGCTGAATCTCCACCGCCAGCGCCGCCGCCTGCTCCGGGCTCTGCGCCACGATCGCCGCCACCGCCAGCAGCCCCTTGCGGCCGCCGCTGTGTGCGGTGTAGTGCTCCAGCGCTTCTCTAATGTCTTGCGGATTGCCGTTCAGATGCGCGGCGAACACGAAGGCCCAGCCGGATTCAGCCGCCAGCGTCGCGCTCTCTTTACTGGCGCCGAGCAAAAAGCGCTGGGCGGCGTGCGGCGGCAACGGCGTGGCGCTCAGACCCGGTTCGGCGTCGTCGTTCAGGTAAGCGGTCAGCTGCGACAGCTGCTGCGGGAAGGCCGGTTTGTTTTGACGGTCATGGGCGGCCTGCAGCGCCTGAGTGGCGAGCGGCAGCCCGCCGGGCGCTTTGCCCACCCCGAGATCGACGCGCCCTGGCGCCAGCGCCGCCAGCAGGTTGAAGTTTTCGGCTACCTTGTAGGCGCTGTAGTGCTGCAGCATCACGCCGCCGGAGCCGATGCGAATGCGCGACGTTTGGCCGAGCAGATAACCGATCAGCACCTCCGGCGACGGGCAGGCGAGCTGCGGCGTATTGTGGTGCTCCGCTAACCAGAAACGCCGATATCCCCAGCGTTCCGCCTGTTGCGCCAGGTGCAGCGTGCGCGCCAGCGCCTGTGCGGCGCTTTCCCCTTCGGCGATCGGACTCTTTTCCAATATGCTCAAGGCATAAGCCATTTTCCCGCTCCTTTCCTCATCAGATATGCCTGACAAATACCATGCGGGCGGCGCACGCCTTAATACTGATTGGCGATAGGATATTCCATTGATCCAAAACGGATTTGGATATGCGCAGAACGGTAAAGCGCCGCGATGTTACCCCTCGAGCCAGGCCTTCAGACGAATGGCGTCACGGTAGTGGCCGTAGCGCGGCTGTGCGCCGAGCAGGATCATCACCACCGGCTGCCCTTTGATGGTGGTGCGCATCACCAGGCAGTGACCGGCCTCGTCGGTAAAGCCGGTTTTCTGCAGCTGGATCTTCCAGGCGGGGTTGTTGATCAGGCCGTTGGAGCTGCGGTAAACCAACTGGCCGCGGCCAGGGCGTACGATCTGCTGCTTGTCGGTGCTGAAGCGGCGAATCGACTGATAGCGATAGGCGTGATTGACCATCTTCAGCAGATCGTTGGCGGTCGCCACATTGCGCGGCGTCAGCCCGGTCGGATCGTAGAAGCGGGCGCGTTTCATGCCGATGGCGCGCGCTTTCTGATTCATTTTCGCCACGAAGGCCTTGCGCCCGCCGGGATAACTGCGGCTCAGCGCGGCGGCTGCGCGGTTCTCCGAAGACATCAGGGCGATGTGCAGCATGTCGCGGCGGCTGAGCACCGAGCCGATGGTCAGGCGCGAATGGGTTTTTTTCAGCAGATCGCGATCGGCGGCGGTGACTTTGAGCTTGCTGCCCATCGGGCGTTTGCTGTCCAGGGCGACCATGGCGGTCATCAGTTTGGTGAGCGAGGCGATCGGCAGCACGCGGTTCGGCTGCTTCTGATAAAGGGTCTTTCCGGTGCGTTGATTGACGACCAGCACCGATTTGGCATTCAGCACCAGCGGCGGCGTGGCGGCATGCACGGGCGCCAAAACGAACAGCAGGCTGAACAGCAGGGCGGCGCCGAAGCGCCGGACAGGCAGACGGAGAAAAGCGTGAGATAAAAGCATAACGGCGGCAATAGTGACCCTAAGTGATTAAAAAATATCAAAAGAGTCTGCCGGGCAAATGTGAAGGAAATAGGGCGATAATCGCTCAAACTGTTACAACAATCCCTTTTGCCGCAGGGTGAAGCGGGTGGCCTCGTTCAAATCGTAGTCCGCGAGGCGCTCGCGCGGCACCCAGGCGTAGTCATCGAACTCGTCGTTGATCGTCACGTCGCGGTTGGCGGCATGGCAGTCGAAAATCAGGTAAATCATGTAGATTTGCTCCCGGCTGCCGTCGGCGTAAGTTTTGATGCGCACGTCATCGCGGAAAGTCCAGGGCGTGATGTTGTCGAGGATCAGCGCGGCGCCCAACTCTTCGCGCACTTCGCGCCGCAGCGCCTGTTCTATTTGTTCACCCGGCTCGACGCCGCCGCCGGACAGCGCCCACTGGCCGGGAAACACGCCCTTGTGCGCCGCCATTTTGCACAGCAGGAAGGCGTTATCGTTTTCAATTAGCGGGCAGACAATGATGCGTTGGCGCATGGAAAACTCCTGTCAAAATGGAAAGCAACCACTTTAACATGGGGTCTGGCCCCTTAGCGTGAGAGAAATCAAAGCGTTGTATTTGCGCAGAGCTGCGGCAACCGCCTCTCTGCGCTACGGTCAGTAGATTTCCGGCACCACCATGTTGTCCGGCACTGGGTTACGGTGGTACTCCGGGCTGCGTTTGCGTGGCGGCAGCGTGATGACGTTACCTTCGGCTTCCTCATAAGGCACCTGCTGCAGCAGGTGAGTGATGCAGTTCAAGCGGGCCTTTTTCTTGTCGACGCCCTGAACCACCCACCAGGGCGCCTCGGCAATGTTAGTGCGCGCTAACATGATTTCTTTGGCCTCGGTGTAGTCCTCCCAGCGGCGGCGGCTTTCCAGATCCATCGGGCTGAGCTTCCACTGCTTGAGCGGATCGTGAATGCGGCTGAGGAAACGCAGTTCCTGCTCCTCATCGGTGATCGAAAACCAGTATTTGACGATTTGGATGCCGCTGCGCGTCAGCATTTTTTCGAATTCCGGCACGCTGCGGAAAAACTCCTCGTACTCTTCGTCGTTGCAAAAGCCCATCACGCGCTCCACGCCGGCTCGGTTATACCAGCTGCGGTCGAACAGCACCATTTCGCCGGCGGCGGGCAGATGCGCGATATAGCGCTGAAAATACCACTGGGTGCGTTCGCGATCGTTCGGCGCCGGCAGCGCCGCCACGCGGCAGGTGCGCGGGTTGAGGCGCTGGGTAATGCGTTTGATCACGCCGCCCTTGCCGGCGGCGTCGCGGCCTTCAAAGAGGATCACCAGCCGATGGCCGGTACGCATCACCCAGTCCTGCAGCTTTACCAGTTCGCCCTGCAGGCGCAGCAGTTCGCGGAAGTATTGCTTGCGCCAGGCTTTCTTCGCGTCGCTGTCGACTTCTGCCGCGTCGAAGCGCAGGTCGTCCAGCTCCATTTCCAGCTCTTCGTCGTAGCTGTCGTAAAATTCTTGCAGCAGGCGCTGGTTGAATCCGTCTTCGCGGTTGAATTCATGCATGGTCATCAGATTTTCTCCGTATCGGCCCGGTGTTAGAAGTGGTTGAAGATCCAGTACAGCACCGCCGACAGCAGCACTGAGGCCGGCAGCGTTAGCACCCAGGCCATCAGCAGATTGCGCAGGGTGGCCATCTGCAGGCCGGAGCGGTTGGCTGCCATGGTGCCGGCGATG
Above is a window of Serratia nematodiphila DZ0503SBS1 DNA encoding:
- a CDS encoding aminotransferase class I/II-fold pyridoxal phosphate-dependent enzyme — translated: MGLLYAKGGGAVQIAEQIAARIKDGALRPGELLPPVRQLAAELEVNPNTVASAYARLRDAGLVATRGRAGTVVLEPPLAAVSAAYMPRQVPAGMCDLASGNLDAALLPALALGAAEVFPQQNGYDISGDLPVLTGLGREWLSRQGVTLGEPAVFSGALDAMEKALRCHVQPGAAVWVEDPCWPPLLTLLRHLRLRPLPLAVDEQGCRLPESGAAGAVILTPRAHNPTGASLSAQRAQQWRRFLRDNPQCLAIVDDFWGPLSQQPLHLPFDGDRGLYVLSLSKFLSPDLRIALACGNPTLLQAMRADQYISERWVSHILQQIAARLWRQALQEGQLPRAQQAYQARRDELVQRLNALNHTALAVGEGLHLWLPVRSESAAAQLMAQRGWLVQGGEPFRLRGGPALRISLANVVPAQLAPLAQDLSEAMRAEAAIN
- a CDS encoding MsnO8 family LLM class oxidoreductase; protein product: MAYALSILEKSPIAEGESAAQALARTLHLAQQAERWGYRRFWLAEHHNTPQLACPSPEVLIGYLLGQTSRIRIGSGGVMLQHYSAYKVAENFNLLAALAPGRVDLGVGKAPGGLPLATQALQAAHDRQNKPAFPQQLSQLTAYLNDDAEPGLSATPLPPHAAQRFLLGASKESATLAAESGWAFVFAAHLNGNPQDIREALEHYTAHSGGRKGLLAVAAIVAQSPEQAAALAVEIQQYRVHVAGEQSVTVGSLAQAESFVQQAGATDYRIEPRESHVLLGTAQQVHQQLAQLQLQYGVDEFIIDTPIAEPTARLASLQRLAEENLTPA
- the pbpG gene encoding D-alanyl-D-alanine endopeptidase encodes the protein MLLSHAFLRLPVRRFGAALLFSLLFVLAPVHAATPPLVLNAKSVLVVNQRTGKTLYQKQPNRVLPIASLTKLMTAMVALDSKRPMGSKLKVTAADRDLLKKTHSRLTIGSVLSRRDMLHIALMSSENRAAAALSRSYPGGRKAFVAKMNQKARAIGMKRARFYDPTGLTPRNVATANDLLKMVNHAYRYQSIRRFSTDKQQIVRPGRGQLVYRSSNGLINNPAWKIQLQKTGFTDEAGHCLVMRTTIKGQPVVMILLGAQPRYGHYRDAIRLKAWLEG
- the nudI gene encoding nucleoside triphosphatase NudI, with amino-acid sequence MRQRIIVCPLIENDNAFLLCKMAAHKGVFPGQWALSGGGVEPGEQIEQALRREVREELGAALILDNITPWTFRDDVRIKTYADGSREQIYMIYLIFDCHAANRDVTINDEFDDYAWVPRERLADYDLNEATRFTLRQKGLL
- the ppk2 gene encoding polyphosphate kinase 2 produces the protein MTMHEFNREDGFNQRLLQEFYDSYDEELEMELDDLRFDAAEVDSDAKKAWRKQYFRELLRLQGELVKLQDWVMRTGHRLVILFEGRDAAGKGGVIKRITQRLNPRTCRVAALPAPNDRERTQWYFQRYIAHLPAAGEMVLFDRSWYNRAGVERVMGFCNDEEYEEFFRSVPEFEKMLTRSGIQIVKYWFSITDEEQELRFLSRIHDPLKQWKLSPMDLESRRRWEDYTEAKEIMLARTNIAEAPWWVVQGVDKKKARLNCITHLLQQVPYEEAEGNVITLPPRKRSPEYHRNPVPDNMVVPEIY